Proteins from one Phocoena sinus isolate mPhoSin1 chromosome 8, mPhoSin1.pri, whole genome shotgun sequence genomic window:
- the KCNJ5 gene encoding G protein-activated inward rectifier potassium channel 4 isoform X1: protein MMSSLIQHTPAMAGDSRNAMNQDMEIGVTPRDPKKVPKQARDYIPIATDRTRLLAEGKKPRQRYMEKSGKCNVHHGNVQETYRYLSDLFTTLVDLKWRFNLLVFTMVYTVTWLFFGFIWWLIAYIRGDLDHIGDQEWIPCVENLSGFVSAFLFSIETETTIGYGFRVITEKCPEGIILLLVQAILGSIVNAFMVGCMFVKISQPKKRAETLMFSSNAVISLRDEKLCLMFRVGDLRNSHIVEASIRAKLIKSRQTKEGEFIPLNQTDINVGFDTGDDRLFLVSPLIISHEINEKSPFWEMSRAQLNQEEFEIVVILEGMVEATGMTCQARSSYMDTEVLWGHRFTPVLTLEKGFYEVDYNTFHDTYETNTPSCCAKELAEMKREGRLLQFLPSPPLPAGCAGAELDAEAEQDGEEEPEGPSGSRETRGLV from the exons ATGATGTCTTCTTTAATTCAGCATACCCCAGCTATGGCTGGCGATTCTAGGAATGCCATGAACCAGGATATGGAGATTGGGGTCACTCCCAGGGACCCTAAGAAGGTTCCCAAGCAGGCCCGCGATTATATCCCCATTGCCACCGACCGCACGCGCCTGCTGGCGGAGGGCAAGAAGCCCCGGCAGCGCTACATGGAGAAGAGTGGCAAGTGCAACGTCCACCACGGCAACGTCCAGGAGACCTACCGCTACCTGAGCGACCTCTTCACCACCCTGGTGGACCTCAAGTGGCGCTTCAACCTGCTTGTCTTCACCATGGTCTACACCGTCACCTGGCTGTTCTTCGGGTTCATCTGGTGGCTCATTGCTTACATCCGGGGTGACCTGGACCACATCGGGGACCAGGAGTGGATCCCCTGTGTCGAAAACCTCAGTGGCTTCGTGTCTGCCTTCCTGTTCTCCATCGAGACCGAGACCACCATCGGGTACGGCTTCCGGGTGATCACGGAGAAGTGTCCGGAGGGCATCATCCTCCTTCTGGTCCAGGCCATCCTCGGCTCCATCGTCAACGCCTTCATGGTGGGGTGCATGTTCGTCAAGATCAGCCAGCCCAAGAAGAGAGCCGAGACCCTCATGTTCTCCAGCAACGCCGTCATCTCCCTGCGGGACGAGAAGCTCTGCCTCATGTTCAGGGTGGGCGACCTTCGCAACTCGCACATCGTGGAGGCCTCCATCCGCGCCAAGCTCATCAAGTCCCGGCAGACCAAGGAGGGGGAGTTCATCCCGCTGAACCAGACCGACATCAACGTGGGCTTCGACACGGGGGACGACCGCCTCTTCCTGGTGTCCCCGCTCATCATCTCTCACGAGATCAACGAGAAGAGCCCTTTCTGGGAGATGTCGCGGGCCCAGCTGAATCAGGAGGAGTTTGAAATCGTGGTCATCCTGGAAGGGATGGTGGAGGCAACAG GCATGACTTGCCAAGCACGGAGCTCCTACATGGATACGGAGGTGCTCTGGGGCCACCGATTCACTCCAGTCCTCACCCTGGAAAAGGGCTTCTATGAGGTGGACTACAACACCTTCCACGACACCTATGAAACAAACACGCCCAGCTGCTGTGCCAAGGAGCTGGCAGAAATGAAGCGGGAAGGCCGGCTCCTGCAGTTCCTCCCCAGTCCCCCACTGCCAGCAGGCTGTGCTGGAGCAGAGCTGGATGCAGAGGCTGAGCAGGACGGAGAGGAAGAGCCTGAGGGTCCGAGTGGGTCCCGGGAGACCAGGGGCTTGGTGTGA
- the KCNJ5 gene encoding G protein-activated inward rectifier potassium channel 4 isoform X2 encodes MAGDSRNAMNQDMEIGVTPRDPKKVPKQARDYIPIATDRTRLLAEGKKPRQRYMEKSGKCNVHHGNVQETYRYLSDLFTTLVDLKWRFNLLVFTMVYTVTWLFFGFIWWLIAYIRGDLDHIGDQEWIPCVENLSGFVSAFLFSIETETTIGYGFRVITEKCPEGIILLLVQAILGSIVNAFMVGCMFVKISQPKKRAETLMFSSNAVISLRDEKLCLMFRVGDLRNSHIVEASIRAKLIKSRQTKEGEFIPLNQTDINVGFDTGDDRLFLVSPLIISHEINEKSPFWEMSRAQLNQEEFEIVVILEGMVEATGMTCQARSSYMDTEVLWGHRFTPVLTLEKGFYEVDYNTFHDTYETNTPSCCAKELAEMKREGRLLQFLPSPPLPAGCAGAELDAEAEQDGEEEPEGPSGSRETRGLV; translated from the exons ATGGCTGGCGATTCTAGGAATGCCATGAACCAGGATATGGAGATTGGGGTCACTCCCAGGGACCCTAAGAAGGTTCCCAAGCAGGCCCGCGATTATATCCCCATTGCCACCGACCGCACGCGCCTGCTGGCGGAGGGCAAGAAGCCCCGGCAGCGCTACATGGAGAAGAGTGGCAAGTGCAACGTCCACCACGGCAACGTCCAGGAGACCTACCGCTACCTGAGCGACCTCTTCACCACCCTGGTGGACCTCAAGTGGCGCTTCAACCTGCTTGTCTTCACCATGGTCTACACCGTCACCTGGCTGTTCTTCGGGTTCATCTGGTGGCTCATTGCTTACATCCGGGGTGACCTGGACCACATCGGGGACCAGGAGTGGATCCCCTGTGTCGAAAACCTCAGTGGCTTCGTGTCTGCCTTCCTGTTCTCCATCGAGACCGAGACCACCATCGGGTACGGCTTCCGGGTGATCACGGAGAAGTGTCCGGAGGGCATCATCCTCCTTCTGGTCCAGGCCATCCTCGGCTCCATCGTCAACGCCTTCATGGTGGGGTGCATGTTCGTCAAGATCAGCCAGCCCAAGAAGAGAGCCGAGACCCTCATGTTCTCCAGCAACGCCGTCATCTCCCTGCGGGACGAGAAGCTCTGCCTCATGTTCAGGGTGGGCGACCTTCGCAACTCGCACATCGTGGAGGCCTCCATCCGCGCCAAGCTCATCAAGTCCCGGCAGACCAAGGAGGGGGAGTTCATCCCGCTGAACCAGACCGACATCAACGTGGGCTTCGACACGGGGGACGACCGCCTCTTCCTGGTGTCCCCGCTCATCATCTCTCACGAGATCAACGAGAAGAGCCCTTTCTGGGAGATGTCGCGGGCCCAGCTGAATCAGGAGGAGTTTGAAATCGTGGTCATCCTGGAAGGGATGGTGGAGGCAACAG GCATGACTTGCCAAGCACGGAGCTCCTACATGGATACGGAGGTGCTCTGGGGCCACCGATTCACTCCAGTCCTCACCCTGGAAAAGGGCTTCTATGAGGTGGACTACAACACCTTCCACGACACCTATGAAACAAACACGCCCAGCTGCTGTGCCAAGGAGCTGGCAGAAATGAAGCGGGAAGGCCGGCTCCTGCAGTTCCTCCCCAGTCCCCCACTGCCAGCAGGCTGTGCTGGAGCAGAGCTGGATGCAGAGGCTGAGCAGGACGGAGAGGAAGAGCCTGAGGGTCCGAGTGGGTCCCGGGAGACCAGGGGCTTGGTGTGA